The Pyxidicoccus sp. MSG2 DNA segment CTGTCGGTGATTCCGATGTTCGCGCTGACACGGCGGCTCTTCGGCTGGCGCGCGGGCGTGGTGGCCGGGCTGGCCTTCTCCGCCTGGGGCATGCACATGCAGTTCGCCACCACCGCGGGCAGCGAGGCGGTGTCGCTCTTCTTCATGCTCGCCACCTTCGCCCTGTACGCGGAGGGCGTGGATGAGAATCGCTTCGCGCCGCTGTTCCAGGCGGCGCTGATGCTCAACCTCGCCTGTGCGCTGCGCTACGACGCGTGGATGTACATCCCGCTGCTGACGCTCGCGCTGTGCTTCAGCAGCGAGGACAAGGTGGCTGCGGTGACGCGGGCGGTGGGCTTCGGGCTGGTGTGCCTGCCGTTCCCCCTGCTGTGGATGCAGGGCAACGAGCTGATGCACGGGGACCCGTTCTTCCCGGTGAAGGCGGTGGAGGAGTTCCATCGCAGCTGGGTGCTGTCCTCGGCGGGCTCGGGCGCGGCCATCGGCTGGCGCCTGCAGCAGCTCGGGTTCTGGCCCGGGATTGCCTTGCTCACCCTGTCCCCTGGCGTGGCGCTGCTGGGCATGTGGGGCATGGTGAAGGCGTGGCGTGCGCGCCCGGACACGCGCTGGCTGGTGGCGGCGGCGGTGGTGCCGGCGGCGTACTTCACCTTCCGCGCGGTGGTGCTGCTGACCTTCGTGCCGCTGGGTCGCTTCACGGTGACGCAGGTGGCGGTGGTGCCCGTGTTCGTGGCGTTCGGCTTCGCCGCGCTGGTGGGCAGCCGTGGCGCCGGCGTGCGCAAGGCGCTGGCGGGCGTGACGGCGGTGCTCGCCGTGGCCGTGCCGGTGGCCATGGGCCTCTATACCTTCCGTGCGGAAGGCCGCCTCCAGGACTCGATGCGGCCGGTGAGCCCCACCTCCACCAACCCGGTGGCGGTGATGAAGGTGGCGGACTTCGTGAAGGCGGAGGTGGCCAGCAAGGGCGGGGCGGTGGCCCTCGACGACGACCCCAGCTACATGGACCTGCAGCTGGCCTTCTTCTCCGGGCTGCCCGAGGAGCGGCTGGCGCGCGTGCGCTGGGACACCTTCCGCAAGCGTCTGCAGGAGGCCCGGCCGGAGGTGCTCATCCGCTTCGACCAGGGCACGCTGTTGAAAGACCCCGGCGTGAAGCTGGAGGGCCGCTCCCTGGTGCTGGACGGCGTCGCCTACGAGGAGCAGGACGGCTTCTCGGCGCCGCTGCACGTGTACCGGCGCCGCCCGTAGTCCGCGCGGCGGCTCACGACTCCGAGTCGTAGTCGTCGTCCGCGTGGTAGCCGGAGTCGGGCGGGCGGTGGGCGTCCAGCCATCCCTGGAGGATGAACTGGGCGGCCACCTGGTCGATGACCTCGCGGCGGCGCGCACGGCTGACGTCCGCCTCCAGCAGGGTGCGCGTGGCGGCGACGGTGGACAGCCGCTCGTCCCAGAGCTCGACGGGGACGCCCAGCGCGGTGCCCAGCGTGTCCGCGAATTTGCGGGAGGCCTCCGCGCGGGGGCCCTCGCTGCCATCCATGTTCAACGGCAGGCCGAGCACCACCCGGCTCACCTCGTGCTCCTTCGCGAGGGTGGCGAGGGCGGCGAGGTCCGCCTTGAGTGAGGTGCGCCGCACGGTGGTGACGCCCTGGGCCGTCAGGCCCAGTCCGTCCGAGACGGCCACTCCAATGGTTTTGGTGCCCAGGTCCAGGCCCATGGTCCGCATGGCGGCGGGACTCTAGCCCCAATCCCCCGCCGTGGACCGCCCCGTCCGCGTGCGGGGACGCGCCCGCGGACGGTGACCGGGCCAACCCGTGGATTTCGCTGGAGGAAGGGCGGGATGGCGGGCGGCACCGGCGCTGCAAACAGGACGGTGACTGCGCGGCGTCCATCCAACCCCGCCGCGCCAGAGGGCTCATGCTCGACTTCCTCAAAGGTGCGGCCAACCTGCTGGCCGACCCCATGTCCGCCGTGGTGGACCTCGC contains these protein-coding regions:
- a CDS encoding ArnT family glycosyltransferase: MATAPSPLSAPPSHTPNLSAVPAPVPEPSNRLLIGLMLVAALVPRLLVFAVNENLYGDAVVRTELAERWLSAPHVITAYGDGAYQFGPLHMYLVGAALSVMDREVAGRAVSLLFGVLSVIPMFALTRRLFGWRAGVVAGLAFSAWGMHMQFATTAGSEAVSLFFMLATFALYAEGVDENRFAPLFQAALMLNLACALRYDAWMYIPLLTLALCFSSEDKVAAVTRAVGFGLVCLPFPLLWMQGNELMHGDPFFPVKAVEEFHRSWVLSSAGSGAAIGWRLQQLGFWPGIALLTLSPGVALLGMWGMVKAWRARPDTRWLVAAAVVPAAYFTFRAVVLLTFVPLGRFTVTQVAVVPVFVAFGFAALVGSRGAGVRKALAGVTAVLAVAVPVAMGLYTFRAEGRLQDSMRPVSPTSTNPVAVMKVADFVKAEVASKGGAVALDDDPSYMDLQLAFFSGLPEERLARVRWDTFRKRLQEARPEVLIRFDQGTLLKDPGVKLEGRSLVLDGVAYEEQDGFSAPLHVYRRRP
- the ruvX gene encoding Holliday junction resolvase RuvX, producing MRTMGLDLGTKTIGVAVSDGLGLTAQGVTTVRRTSLKADLAALATLAKEHEVSRVVLGLPLNMDGSEGPRAEASRKFADTLGTALGVPVELWDERLSTVAATRTLLEADVSRARRREVIDQVAAQFILQGWLDAHRPPDSGYHADDDYDSES